DNA from Deltaproteobacteria bacterium:
AGCGTGGTCCCTCCTTGACCAGTTTCACCGTTTCGAGCTTGAACTCCTTCGAAAACCTCCGTCTCGTCCGACTCATGGTCGTCACCTCCAAGGCCATTATCGCCTCTTATCAGGTGTCCACCAATCCCGGGCAAGACCAGAAGTGAACTCCAGGCTGGTGAACTGGCTGCCCTGGTCGGTATTGAACATCTCGGGGCGACCGTAGCGCTCTAGGGCCTCGGTCAGCGCCTCTGTGCAAGCGGGCGTCCAGGGTGTTGGATAGCCTCCAGGAGAGCACCCGGCGGGTGGCCCAGTCCATGACCGCCACCAGGTACAGGAAGCCGCGCTGGACCGGGATGTAGGTTATACCCGCTGTCCACACCTGATGGGGCCGGTCGATGGCCACTCCTTTCAGCCGATAGGGGTAAACTCGGTGCTCCTCCGGATGCGGCCGGCTGGTCCGCGGTGCCTGGTAGATGGCCTGTAGCCCCATCAGGCGCATCAGGCGTCGCACCCGGTGACGACCCACTCCGACGCCTTGCCGCCATGGGTGCCGGACCATCTGGCGGCTGCCGTAGAAGGGGTAGTTCAGAAACAGCTCGTCGATCCGGCGCATCAACGCCAGATTCTCAGCGCTCTCCCCCTTAGGCCGGTGGTAGAGCGAGGACCGACTCACACGCAACAGACGGCATTGACGGCTCAAGCTCAGCCTGGGATGGTCGCACCGGATCATCGCCCGGCGCTTCCCCCCGCTCACCACTTGAGCCCTTTGGCCAAAAAATCCCGCTCCACCGTCAACTCCCCGATCTTCGCGTGCAGGTCCCGTACCTCCGCCTCGTGATCCCCCCGCGCCCGCTCCGCCCCGTTTCGAGAGCACATCCTTCATCCGCTCCACCGCTCGCTGGTTCCACGTGCTCACCTGGTTCGGGTGGATCTTGTGCCGCGTAGCGATCTCCTGGATCGTCCTTTCTGTACACCCAGAAACGTGCACTGCCCGCCTACCTGAGGCACCTGTTCTTGACTGCGGTGCAAAGCCGGTTGAATTCGGAAACTAGGACGTCTCTAGTCTGTCGCAACTTGTTCCTCTTTCTCTTCAACGTATTCTGTACCCTTGTCAAATCCCTAGACAGTGCGTTGAGCCGCCGTTGCAATTCACTCGCATTTATCGTGGAATCGACGATCTCGATCTTCGCCATGACCGCTCCCACTGCACTTATCAGGCAGCCCGCGCCCAACGACTCAACGCAGGTCGCCAACCCAAACATCGCGCCATAGTGACCTGCGGCCTTGACTAAGGCCCCCAAGGCGGCTTTCGTTCGCTCTTTTGAGGCCTTCCTCACTTTCGCTTTCAGGTCCGCTGCTTGTTTCGCCAATTCAGCATAGTTCCGTGAACCGTCAAGCGTTTCGATTGTCTTTAATATTGCTGGGCGTGCCTTCTCCACGGCCACACAGCTCATCGTCATGTTATCCAACTCGAAAATACCATCCCTTACACTCAAAGATCTTAGACAACTACGATCGATCCGTTCTCCAGCCCCAACGTCACTCACCGCCGCCAACCAAAGGAGGAGAAAGATCGTTCCTACAGCCGCGGAACGCTGCAACATCCTTGTCGTCATATTTCTTCCCTTCTCGGTCTCGTGGACGGCCTTGTCACCTTACCTTTGGAAACACTAATGCGGTTCGGGAAACACCTTAGTATGTCCAAGTACAACATATACTGGAAGCACTGCTGACCATACACGGTTGGCGTGGGGACACGGCAATCTTTGAGGTGGTCCTGGTATCTTGGACAGGATGGCGGCTGAGTTAAGGTGTATTCCGGGTAATGGATCATGCCGCCAGGGTCCTGTTTAACACGTCCTGCGATTCCGGTTGAGCGGGCAGAGGGGCGGGCGAGCGGTGGGGCTCAGCCTGCATCTCCATCCGTATTCCTTTGTCGTAGGCCTCGGCCGGGGTAGAGCCATCGGGGGCGGAGTGAGGCCTTCGGGTGTTGTAGAACTCCATCCATTGGGCGATGACCCGTTGGGCCACGAAGCCGTCTGAGAGCTCGTGCAGGTAGACGGCCTCGTACTTGAGCGAACGCCAGAGGCGCTCGATGAAGATGCTATCCATACACCGGCCCCTGCCGTCCATGGAGATGGCAACGCCTGAGTCCTTGAGGGTGGCGGTGAACTCCAGGCTGGTGAACTGGCTGTCCTGGTCGGTGTTGAAGATCCGAGGCCGGCCGTAGCGCTCCAGGGCTTCGGTCAAGGCCTCCGTGCAGAACCGAGCATCGAGGGTGTTGCTGAGCCTAAAGGAGAGCACCCGGCGGGTGGCCCAGTCCATGACCGCCACCAGGTACAGGAAGCCCTTCTGGACGGGAACGTAGGTTATATCCGCGGTCCAGACCTGATTGGGCCGCTCAATGGCGAGCCCATTGAGAAGGTAGGGATACACCCGGTGCCGGGGATGCCGTGTGGCGGTCCGGGGCGCCTGGTAGATGGCCTGTAGCCCCATCACCCGCATCAGACTACGAACCCGGTGACGTCCGACACGGACGCCCTCCCGCCACAGATGGCGGACCATCTGGCGGCTGCCGTAGAACGGGTACTTCAGGAACAGCTCATCGATCCGCCGCATCAACTTAAGGTTCTGTGCGCTCTTGCCCTGGGGCGTGTGGTACACAGACGAGCGGCTTAGGGACAGCAAGCGGCATTGACGGCTCAGGATGGTTGCGCCGGATCATGGCCCGGCGCTTCTCCCCGCTCACCACTTGAGCCCTTTGGCCAAAAAATCCCGCTCCACCGTCAACTCCCCGATCTTCGCGTGCAGGTCCCGGATCTCACCCTCGTGCCCGCTCCGCCCCTTGGAGAATACCTCTTTCATCCCCTCCACTGCTCGCTGTTTCCAGGTGCTCACCTGGTTCGGGTGGACCTTGTGCCGGTGGGATACACCTTAGCAACCTGTCCGATTTTCCGGGACCACCTCAGTTACGGGCCGTAGGACAAAATCCTACACGGCCAAGTTTGAAACCCGCCCCCTACACGTGGTTTGACCGGCCGGCAACCGCCGGGCTTCTACTGCAACGCCCTGACGTACGCGCGCTGCAGCCGCTCCACGCGGCTGGTGTACAGGAGGCCGATGCGGGCAAGGGCTTCCAGCGCCGCCCGGTCTCCCTGGTCCACGGGAAAGTGGACGACTTCGGGGAACCGCTTCACTTCCTCCTGAGACTCCTCGTTGAGATGCTCCACCGCCTGTTGCAACTCCTCGCGTCCCTTGAGCATCTTGTTGATGATGGGGAGCACCAGCACGTCGGCCTTGTCCTGCATGCGTGACAGGGCCGCGCTCGCCACGGGTACGACGGTGATGCCGAGATCCGACAGGAAGTGGCTCAACCGCTGCCCCACCTGGTCCTTCAGGAACGCTTCCGGTACCACTACGGCGTTGCGCAGGCGCCGCCGCATCCATCGCCAGGGCTTGGCCGGGGGGTAGACTTCCCGTCTCAGCTTCCTCAGGTATTCCTTGCTCAACTCGCCCCAGGAATGCTCCACCTGGGCGCTCTCGGTAAAGGGCTCGGCGCCCACCGCCTCGGGGTCCCCGTGGGCGTTGGTAACGTAATCGTGGAAGTGCTTCTCCGAGATCATGTAGCTGATGGCGTAGTCCAGCTTCTCGAAGCTGGGGCGGGGCCACATGACCTGCCACAGCGTCTTCAGGAAGAAGCGCCGCCGTGGGTGATCGGTGGTGAAGATGTAGTGCCGGAAAGTGTTGGCCAGTATGCCGAGGATTTCCCGATCGATCTTGCTTCCCCGGCCCCGGCGAACATACTCCGGCCGGAACGGCTTCGCCCCGGCAACCAGCCGCGCGCCGTAGTTCTCGTACTTGTACAGGTTGCGGATCAGCCAGTTGTAACCTTGCTGGACCTGCTCGACGGTCATCAGCTTGGGAACGAAGTTCAGGTCGGCGGAACCGTGCCCCTTCATCTGCGCGGAGTCGTAGGGAATCAGCCGGCCTTCCTTCTCCAGGCGCTCGTAAAGGGGCGTCTTCTCGATGGCCGTCAACACGCCGCTGGTGGTAAAGGCGATGCCGGCCTCCTGGAGAAAATCGAACTGCTCCTTGAAGATGTCGGTGTCATCGTTGTCGAAACCGACGATCATGCCCGCCAGAATCGCCATGTTGTGGGACTGGATCCTGCGGATGCTCTCCATCAGCGGCGAGGTGGTGTTCTGCCGCTTCTGGGTCTCGTTGAGGCTCGCCACCCGCGGCGACTCGATGCCCAGGAACATGCTCGTGAAGTTGGCGTCGTGCAGCAACTGGAGCAGCTTCGGCTTCTCCGCCACGTTGATGGTCATCTCCGCGGAAAAGTTGATGGGGTAGTTGTTTTCGCGGCCGTACTCCGCCACCGCGGTGAGCAACTCCTCGGCGTAGCGCATGTTGCCGATGAGGTTGGCGTCCGAGAAACTGATGTGTATGCCGCCGACGGACTCCACCGTCTTGATCTCCGCGATCACCTGATCGACGCTCTTGGTGCGCGGCACCCGCCCGTCGGTAATGATGATGTCGCAGAACTCGCACTTGAAGGGACAGCCCCGGGTGGTCTGCAGGAAGTAGTAGAGGTAGTCGTCCCGGGACGCCAGGTCCACCCGCGGCACCGGCGAGAGCGAAATGTCGACGTTGCCCTCCTGCTTGTAGAGCGGCTTGTGAGTGCCCGTCCGGAGGTCGTCGCAGAACTGCGGCCAGGTGATCTCCACTTCGCCGTCGAAGACCACGTCGAAGAGCCCGTCGGTGAAGCGCTCGGGGCACAGCGAGGGGTACGGCCCGCCCGCCACCACCATCTTCCCGCGCTTCCGAAACGCCTCCGCGATGCGCCGGGCGCGGCCGTACTGGATGCTCCAGCAGGCGATGGCCACCACGTCGGCGTCGGTCTCGAACTCAAGCGGCCTGACGTTCTCGTCCCGAAGCTCCACGTCGAAATCCGGCGGCGTCAGCGCGGCCACGGTGAGGAGCCCCAGCGGCGTCTGCGCGCAACGCTGCGGCAGGATGTCGGTGATACCGGTCAGCCGC
Protein-coding regions in this window:
- a CDS encoding IS3 family transposase; protein product: MSRQCRLLSLSRSSVYHTPQGKSAQNLKLMRRIDELFLKYPFYGSRQMVRHLWREGVRVGRHRVRSLMRVMGLQAIYQAPRTATRHPRHRVYPYLLNGLAIERPNQVWTADITYVPVQKGFLYLVAVMDWATRRVLSFRLSNTLDARFCTEALTEALERYGRPRIFNTDQDSQFTSLEFTATLKDSGVAISMDGRGRCMDSIFIERLWRSLKYEAVYLHELSDGFVAQRVIAQWMEFYNTRRPHSAPDGSTPAEAYDKGIRMEMQAEPHRSPAPLPAQPESQDVLNRTLAA
- a CDS encoding DUF4070 domain-containing protein, with product MKILFVNPRFPNSLWRLTGITDILPQRCAQTPLGLLTVAALTPPDFDVELRDENVRPLEFETDADVVAIACWSIQYGRARRIAEAFRKRGKMVVAGGPYPSLCPERFTDGLFDVVFDGEVEITWPQFCDDLRTGTHKPLYKQEGNVDISLSPVPRVDLASRDDYLYYFLQTTRGCPFKCEFCDIIITDGRVPRTKSVDQVIAEIKTVESVGGIHISFSDANLIGNMRYAEELLTAVAEYGRENNYPINFSAEMTINVAEKPKLLQLLHDANFTSMFLGIESPRVASLNETQKRQNTTSPLMESIRRIQSHNMAILAGMIVGFDNDDTDIFKEQFDFLQEAGIAFTTSGVLTAIEKTPLYERLEKEGRLIPYDSAQMKGHGSADLNFVPKLMTVEQVQQGYNWLIRNLYKYENYGARLVAGAKPFRPEYVRRGRGSKIDREILGILANTFRHYIFTTDHPRRRFFLKTLWQVMWPRPSFEKLDYAISYMISEKHFHDYVTNAHGDPEAVGAEPFTESAQVEHSWGELSKEYLRKLRREVYPPAKPWRWMRRRLRNAVVVPEAFLKDQVGQRLSHFLSDLGITVVPVASAALSRMQDKADVLVLPIINKMLKGREELQQAVEHLNEESQEEVKRFPEVVHFPVDQGDRAALEALARIGLLYTSRVERLQRAYVRALQ